The Lysobacter gummosus genome includes a region encoding these proteins:
- the map gene encoding type I methionyl aminopeptidase — MAISIKTPEDIEKMRVAGRLAAEVLQVVAPYVKPGVSTGELDRICNEHIVNVQKAIPANVGYKGFPKTVCTSVNNVICHGIPSDSKILKEGDIVNIDVTVIKDGWHGDTSRMYYAGTPSVMAKRLVEVTREAMFRAIRLVKPGATLGDIGHAIQTYAEAERFSVVRDYCGHGIGRIYHEEPQVLHVGRPGEGVKLVPGMTFTIEPMINEGTYRHKTLPDGWTVVTKDRKLSAQWEHTIAVTEDGVEILTRVPGDDNDL, encoded by the coding sequence ATGGCCATCTCCATCAAAACCCCCGAAGACATCGAAAAGATGCGCGTCGCCGGCCGCCTGGCCGCCGAGGTGCTGCAGGTCGTCGCTCCTTACGTGAAGCCGGGCGTCAGCACCGGCGAGCTGGATCGCATCTGCAACGAGCACATCGTCAACGTGCAAAAGGCGATTCCCGCCAACGTCGGCTACAAAGGCTTTCCCAAGACCGTGTGCACCTCGGTCAACAACGTGATCTGCCACGGCATCCCCAGCGACAGCAAAATCCTCAAGGAAGGCGACATCGTCAATATCGATGTCACCGTCATCAAGGACGGCTGGCACGGCGACACCAGCCGCATGTATTACGCCGGCACGCCGTCGGTCATGGCCAAGCGCCTGGTCGAGGTCACCCGCGAAGCCATGTTCCGCGCGATCCGCCTGGTCAAGCCCGGCGCGACCCTCGGCGACATTGGCCACGCCATCCAGACCTACGCCGAAGCCGAGCGCTTCAGCGTGGTGCGCGATTATTGCGGCCACGGCATCGGCCGCATCTATCACGAAGAACCGCAGGTGCTGCACGTCGGCCGTCCGGGCGAGGGCGTCAAGCTGGTCCCGGGCATGACCTTCACCATCGAGCCGATGATCAACGAAGGCACCTATCGCCATAAGACCCTGCCCGACGGCTGGACCGTGGTGACCAAGGACCGCAAGTTGTCCGCGCAGTGGGAGCACACCATCGCGGTCACCGAAGACGGCGTGGAAATCCTGACCCGCGTGCCGGGCGACGACAACGATTTATGA
- the glnD gene encoding [protein-PII] uridylyltransferase: MSAAPAADEAPLPGTPAAIRAALSAVDAALAQRFDQDANADIDRLLRARADAVDTQVRAAWQLCIDADAPLALFAVGGYGRGELFPQSDIDLLVLAEPEAQTAQAEQLGCFFASLWDAGVPVGHAVRSAAQCTEAAADLTVLTAMLEARPIVAGAVAQMALQAAVSPSQVWPAREFFIAKRDELRQRHARYGDTADNLEPNLKEGPGGMRDVQTLHWMALRIIGTSDLESLVSIGQLGPDELTTLERERRTLSRLRFGLHLVARKREERLRFDYQKLLAERLGHVDNADNLAVEQMMQGFYRSAALVLRIGERLLQRFEEQIEGEAVPVPLSGLYEAFELRRDYIAAREPEWPRDAFDVFALFGAWAAHDEIRGLHSQTARALAEALSKVPSFDRAEPALRERFLKILRGPHPVHALERMARLGVLGRWIPAFSKVSGRMQFDLFHVYTVDQHTLAVLRNLARFASGVADERFSIAHEVWPRLRKPELLLLAGLFHDIAKGRGGDHSELGGDDARVFGTTMGLSESDTALVEWLVRQHLLMSVTAQKQDIADPDVIHRFSAKVADREHLDHLYLLTCADIAGTSPKLWNAWKDRLLADLYTATRLALRRGLEHPVAGDERAAETREAAQAMLAAFGVRDEEIAALFARMPQIAFQRGRPDQIAWQASTLRGVAIGDTRVRARPVSAHGGAHAGALEVFVHSPDRDGLFAAIVATLDRLGLAIQQARVLDGPFGAIFDTFEVVPTDPRQSPSAEDVERRLESTLAGPLERIKPARRAQPRHLRHFRIAPQIEFSDYRKGESASPRTTLSLVCTDRPGLLADVAQTLRKQGLRVYDARIATFGERAEDVFQITSVNADGRDNALDETQQQALRDALLACLEGDSR; this comes from the coding sequence GTGTCCGCCGCCCCGGCGGCCGATGAAGCGCCGCTCCCCGGCACCCCCGCGGCGATCCGCGCCGCGCTGAGCGCGGTCGATGCCGCGCTCGCGCAGCGCTTCGACCAGGACGCCAACGCCGACATCGACCGCCTGCTGCGCGCCCGCGCCGATGCGGTCGATACCCAGGTCCGCGCCGCCTGGCAGCTGTGCATCGACGCCGACGCGCCGCTGGCGCTGTTCGCGGTCGGCGGCTACGGCCGCGGCGAACTGTTTCCGCAATCGGACATCGACCTGCTGGTGCTGGCCGAACCCGAGGCCCAGACCGCGCAGGCCGAGCAACTGGGCTGTTTCTTCGCCTCGCTATGGGACGCCGGCGTGCCGGTCGGCCACGCGGTGCGTTCGGCCGCGCAATGCACCGAGGCCGCCGCCGACCTGACCGTGCTGACCGCGATGCTGGAAGCGCGGCCGATCGTCGCCGGCGCGGTCGCGCAGATGGCGCTGCAAGCGGCGGTCTCGCCCTCGCAGGTGTGGCCGGCGCGCGAATTCTTCATCGCCAAGCGCGACGAGCTGCGCCAGCGCCACGCCCGCTACGGCGACACCGCGGACAACCTGGAGCCCAATCTCAAGGAAGGCCCCGGCGGCATGCGCGACGTGCAGACGCTGCACTGGATGGCGCTGCGCATCATCGGCACCTCGGACCTGGAATCGCTGGTGTCCATCGGCCAGTTGGGCCCGGACGAGCTGACCACGCTGGAACGCGAGCGCCGCACGCTGTCGCGTTTGCGATTCGGGCTGCATCTGGTCGCGCGCAAACGCGAAGAGCGCCTGCGCTTCGATTACCAGAAACTGCTGGCCGAGCGCCTGGGTCACGTCGATAACGCCGACAACCTGGCAGTCGAACAAATGATGCAGGGCTTCTACCGCAGCGCCGCGCTGGTGCTGCGGATCGGCGAGCGCCTGCTGCAGCGCTTCGAGGAACAGATCGAAGGCGAAGCCGTGCCGGTGCCGCTGAGCGGCCTGTACGAAGCCTTCGAACTGCGCCGCGACTACATCGCCGCGCGCGAGCCCGAATGGCCGCGCGACGCGTTCGACGTGTTCGCGCTGTTCGGCGCCTGGGCCGCGCACGACGAAATCCGCGGCCTGCACTCGCAGACCGCGCGCGCGCTGGCCGAAGCGCTGTCGAAGGTGCCCAGCTTCGATCGCGCCGAACCGGCGCTGCGCGAGCGCTTCCTCAAGATCCTGCGCGGCCCGCATCCGGTGCACGCGCTGGAACGCATGGCGCGCCTGGGCGTGCTGGGACGGTGGATTCCGGCGTTCTCGAAAGTCTCCGGACGCATGCAGTTCGACCTGTTCCACGTCTACACGGTCGATCAGCACACTCTGGCGGTGCTGCGTAATCTGGCGCGCTTCGCGTCCGGCGTGGCCGATGAGCGTTTCAGCATCGCGCACGAAGTCTGGCCGCGCCTGCGCAAGCCAGAACTGCTGCTGCTCGCCGGCTTGTTCCACGACATCGCCAAGGGCCGCGGCGGCGATCATTCCGAACTCGGCGGCGACGACGCGCGCGTATTCGGCACGACCATGGGCCTGAGCGAATCCGACACCGCTCTGGTCGAATGGCTGGTGCGCCAGCATCTGCTGATGTCGGTGACCGCGCAGAAGCAGGACATCGCCGATCCGGACGTGATTCACCGCTTCTCGGCCAAGGTCGCCGATCGCGAGCATCTGGATCATCTGTACCTGCTGACCTGCGCCGACATCGCCGGCACCTCGCCGAAGCTGTGGAACGCGTGGAAGGACCGGCTGCTGGCCGATCTGTACACGGCCACGCGCCTGGCGCTGCGCCGCGGTCTGGAGCATCCGGTCGCCGGCGACGAGCGCGCGGCGGAAACCCGCGAAGCCGCGCAGGCCATGCTGGCCGCGTTCGGCGTGCGCGACGAAGAGATCGCCGCATTGTTCGCGCGCATGCCGCAGATCGCGTTCCAGCGCGGACGTCCCGACCAGATCGCCTGGCAGGCCTCGACCCTGCGCGGCGTGGCCATCGGCGACACGCGCGTGCGTGCGCGTCCGGTCAGCGCCCACGGCGGCGCGCATGCCGGCGCGCTGGAAGTGTTCGTGCATTCGCCCGATCGCGACGGCTTGTTCGCCGCGATCGTCGCCACGCTCGATCGCCTGGGCCTGGCGATCCAGCAGGCGCGCGTGCTCGACGGCCCGTTCGGAGCGATCTTCGATACCTTCGAAGTGGTGCCGACCGACCCGCGCCAGTCGCCCAGCGCGGAAGATGTGGAGCGCCGCCTGGAATCGACGCTGGCAGGCCCGCTGGAGCGGATCAAGCCGGCGCGCCGCGCCCAGCCGCGCCATTTGCGTCATTTCCGTATCGCGCCGCAGATCGAATTTTCCGATTATCGCAAGGGCGAGAGCGCGAGCCCGCGCACCACCCTCAGCCTGGTCTGCACCGACCGTCCCGGCCTGCTCGCCGACGTCGCGCAGACCTTGCGAAAACAAGGGCTGCGCGTGTACGACGCGCGCATCGCCACCTTCGGCGAACGCGCCGAAGACGTGTTCCAGATCACCAGTGTGAATGCCGACGGGCGCGACAACGCGCTCGATGAAACGCAACAGCAGGCCCTGCGCGACGCGTTGCTGGCCTGCCTCGAAGGAGATAGCCGATGA
- the rpsB gene encoding 30S ribosomal protein S2, which yields MPQITMRQMLEAGVHFGHQTRYWNPKMGPYIFGARGKIHIINLEKTVPLFNDAMNFISGIAQKRGTILFIGTKRSARESIKEEAERCNMPYMTQRWLGGTLTNFRTVKQSVSRLKELEAGETDGTFQKMVKHEVLGLRRERDKLEASLGGIKDMNRLPDALFVIDIGHEDIAIKEAKKLGIPVIAVVDTNYDPALVDYAIPGNDDAIRAVQLYARAAADAVLEGKAAAPQVGGVREEDFAAEAEGEGKDDRKSAPRGRAPAKKGPAPAAAPAKKADGEAPAAE from the coding sequence ATGCCTCAGATCACCATGCGTCAGATGCTGGAAGCCGGCGTCCATTTCGGCCACCAGACCCGCTACTGGAATCCCAAGATGGGCCCGTACATCTTCGGCGCCCGCGGCAAGATCCACATCATCAACCTCGAGAAGACCGTTCCGCTGTTCAACGACGCGATGAACTTCATCTCGGGCATCGCGCAGAAGCGCGGCACCATCCTGTTCATCGGCACCAAGCGCTCGGCGCGCGAGTCGATCAAGGAAGAGGCCGAGCGTTGCAACATGCCGTACATGACCCAGCGCTGGCTGGGCGGCACGCTGACCAACTTCCGCACCGTCAAGCAGTCGGTCTCGCGCCTGAAGGAACTGGAAGCCGGCGAAACCGACGGCACCTTCCAGAAGATGGTCAAGCACGAAGTGCTGGGCCTGCGCCGCGAGCGCGACAAGCTGGAAGCCTCGCTGGGCGGCATCAAGGACATGAACCGTCTGCCCGACGCGCTGTTCGTGATCGATATCGGCCATGAAGACATCGCGATCAAGGAAGCCAAGAAGCTCGGCATCCCGGTCATCGCCGTGGTCGATACCAACTACGATCCGGCCCTGGTCGACTACGCCATCCCGGGCAACGACGACGCCATCCGCGCCGTGCAGCTGTACGCCCGCGCCGCGGCCGACGCCGTGCTGGAAGGCAAGGCTGCGGCTCCGCAGGTCGGCGGCGTGCGCGAAGAAGACTTCGCCGCCGAAGCCGAAGGCGAAGGCAAGGACGACCGCAAGTCCGCTCCGCGCGGCCGCGCGCCGGCCAAGAAGGGCCCGGCTCCGGCTGCCGCCCCGGCCAAGAAGGCCGACGGCGAAGCTCCGGCTGCCGAGTAA